A region from the Beduinella massiliensis genome encodes:
- a CDS encoding extracellular solute-binding protein has product MAKKFLSLLLTLCMLIPCAALAAEDYTLPLAPDGAHLSFTLQENYYAGSSYADNLPVYQELEKLTGVSIDWDVVELNSFNETMEIRLASGSKLSDIIQLPNYNGADIMRYAKAGLIQPLDELIDQYAPNIKKLFFEDVPELGRTMTGYDGHIYAIPQNFYGMNFVAPFCLTLRKDWLDNLGLDVPTTLDDWYTVLKAFKEQDPNGNGLADEVPMSTQGNVSSVENAYAYLATGFGLTAPVTVQYYPDENGKVVDQYRLPEFKEYLTFLNKLYEEGLIDTAFSVDGTKLTAMAAQNLLGSTGYYADSSTTLQKSAQASGAEDAYYMCIPTPLDQDGNPGRQVGRTLTGFRYAISKDCQDPVLAIKWIDYCYANPEGRDLMHYGIEGVHWNWNEDHTQRVWTDLVANNPDGLAIYNALRKDGAYATQFTNRTKEFFEMMVEDYVLSDVQAILPTIVDAYPAVIATPEESERLTSLTADLNTYQNEMIQKFIMGQAPLDKFDEFVATLEAMGADEVLRIKQEQYDRYMGK; this is encoded by the coding sequence GTGGCAAAAAAGTTTCTGAGTCTGCTTCTCACCCTGTGCATGCTGATCCCCTGCGCCGCGCTGGCGGCCGAGGACTACACGCTGCCCCTCGCCCCCGACGGGGCGCACCTGAGCTTTACGCTTCAAGAGAACTACTACGCGGGCTCCAGCTATGCGGACAACCTGCCCGTCTATCAGGAGCTGGAAAAGCTCACCGGCGTCTCGATCGACTGGGACGTCGTGGAACTCAATTCCTTTAATGAGACGATGGAAATCCGGCTCGCGTCCGGCTCAAAGCTGTCGGACATCATCCAGCTGCCCAATTACAACGGCGCGGACATCATGCGCTACGCCAAGGCCGGGCTGATTCAGCCGCTGGACGAGCTGATCGACCAGTACGCCCCCAACATCAAGAAGCTGTTCTTTGAGGACGTGCCGGAGCTCGGGCGCACCATGACCGGCTACGACGGGCACATTTACGCCATCCCGCAGAACTTTTACGGCATGAATTTCGTCGCGCCGTTCTGCCTGACGCTCCGCAAGGACTGGCTGGACAACCTGGGGCTCGACGTGCCTACCACCCTGGACGATTGGTACACCGTGCTCAAGGCCTTTAAGGAGCAGGACCCCAACGGCAACGGCCTCGCGGACGAGGTGCCGATGAGCACCCAGGGCAACGTATCCAGCGTCGAAAACGCCTATGCCTATCTCGCGACGGGCTTCGGGCTGACCGCGCCCGTCACCGTGCAGTACTACCCCGACGAAAACGGCAAGGTCGTGGACCAGTACCGCCTGCCGGAATTCAAGGAATACCTCACGTTCCTGAACAAGCTCTACGAGGAGGGCCTGATCGACACCGCCTTCTCCGTGGACGGCACCAAGCTGACGGCGATGGCCGCGCAGAACCTGCTGGGCTCCACGGGCTACTACGCCGACTCCAGCACTACGCTGCAAAAGTCCGCGCAGGCCTCCGGTGCAGAGGACGCGTACTACATGTGCATCCCCACGCCGCTCGACCAGGACGGCAACCCCGGTCGGCAGGTCGGCCGCACGCTCACGGGCTTCCGCTACGCGATCTCCAAGGACTGCCAGGACCCGGTGCTGGCCATCAAGTGGATCGACTACTGCTACGCGAACCCCGAAGGGCGCGACCTGATGCACTACGGCATCGAGGGTGTGCACTGGAACTGGAACGAGGACCACACCCAGCGCGTATGGACGGACCTCGTCGCCAACAACCCGGACGGCCTGGCGATCTACAACGCCCTGCGCAAGGACGGCGCCTACGCCACGCAGTTCACCAACCGCACGAAGGAATTCTTTGAGATGATGGTGGAGGACTACGTGCTCAGCGACGTGCAGGCCATCCTGCCGACCATCGTGGACGCCTACCCGGCCGTGATCGCCACGCCCGAGGAAAGCGAGAGGCTCACCTCGCTCACCGCCGACCTGAACACCTACCAAAACGAGATGATTCAGAAGTTCATCATGGGCCAGGCGCCGCTGGACAAGTTCGACGAATTTGTGGCCACGCTCGAAGCGATGGGCGCGGACGAGGTGCTCAGAATCAAGCAGGAGCAGTACGACCGCTACATGGGCAAGTAA